A section of the Pseudovibrio sp. M1P-2-3 genome encodes:
- a CDS encoding DUF4345 family protein codes for MKNLKLTILRVGAGFFAIIAMLTGLRQFLGGVNGALEDYELGYVPYESIAGLDNDLRFLAVCWFIVGVSLAVGAVLPRKKPDFILLGLLVVVLGGFARLYGFLEYGPIPHEYIPITIEFIGGVPLLLLFASWRQEEQGAPAGNTKKLA; via the coding sequence ATGAAAAACTTGAAACTAACGATTTTGCGGGTGGGAGCAGGCTTTTTCGCCATAATTGCAATGTTGACTGGCCTTCGCCAGTTTTTGGGCGGTGTAAACGGTGCACTTGAAGACTATGAACTTGGATATGTACCTTACGAGTCGATTGCCGGACTGGACAATGACCTGCGTTTTCTCGCGGTATGCTGGTTCATTGTCGGGGTGTCGCTTGCGGTTGGTGCCGTGCTGCCCCGCAAGAAACCAGACTTTATCCTACTGGGCCTTCTTGTTGTGGTGCTGGGTGGCTTTGCCCGCCTCTATGGATTTTTAGAGTATGGACCTATTCCTCACGAATACATCCCAATTACGATAGAATTTATTGGCGGTGTTCCCCTATTGCTTCTGTTTGCCAGTTGGCGGCAAGAGGAACAGGGCGCTCCTGCTGGAAATACAAAGAAGCTGGCTTAA
- a CDS encoding MBL fold metallo-hydrolase: MSTHKKNTEVTGNGLSAFRRSARRLSRQVRSLAYSRAIPTNYFSQYDGIGPKLYQVNGLVYAYEHKFARSMILRSPEGIAVFDCFSLIHAKGMKQALAKTFPDEKVRWLVYSHNHLDHIRGSELFEGAEVIGHRDINMLVADWPKLGANISKVTQPIEGDTRLSLGGVEIDALYMPWSHSQTLYAFHVLQDDVVFAPDMMFVNLVPPFDFPDFYSPGYIRALNRLVDLNAQFYIPSHGVRGDLSDLKAFRDMTVEFEQVIQQEILHWGVERMDDTKIMRKTLKSSYEKLQPKYGRVHGFEAFFVAKFGRHYGGAFLGY; the protein is encoded by the coding sequence ATGTCTACCCACAAAAAGAACACGGAAGTAACCGGAAATGGTTTATCTGCTTTTCGTCGCAGTGCCCGCCGCTTGAGCCGCCAAGTTCGGTCCCTCGCATATAGCCGCGCCATCCCCACAAATTACTTCAGCCAGTATGACGGCATCGGCCCGAAACTCTATCAAGTTAACGGATTGGTTTATGCATATGAACATAAGTTTGCCCGTTCAATGATCTTGCGCTCACCCGAGGGCATTGCGGTGTTCGATTGTTTTAGCCTGATCCATGCAAAGGGCATGAAACAGGCTCTTGCAAAGACGTTTCCTGATGAGAAGGTCCGGTGGCTTGTTTATTCACACAATCATCTGGATCATATTCGCGGCTCGGAGCTCTTTGAGGGAGCAGAGGTTATTGGTCATCGGGACATCAACATGCTGGTGGCAGACTGGCCCAAGCTGGGTGCAAACATATCCAAGGTGACGCAGCCGATTGAAGGAGATACCCGCCTGTCACTAGGGGGCGTGGAAATTGATGCACTTTATATGCCTTGGTCCCACTCTCAAACCCTCTATGCGTTTCATGTACTGCAAGATGATGTGGTCTTTGCGCCTGACATGATGTTTGTGAATCTCGTCCCTCCCTTTGATTTTCCTGACTTTTATTCACCGGGTTACATTCGTGCGCTTAACCGTCTGGTGGACCTGAATGCTCAGTTCTACATCCCCAGCCATGGTGTGAGGGGAGACCTGAGTGACCTCAAGGCGTTTCGGGATATGACCGTAGAGTTTGAGCAGGTCATCCAACAGGAAATATTGCACTGGGGAGTCGAGCGGATGGATGATACCAAAATCATGCGAAAAACCCTTAAAAGCTCCTACGAGAAATTGCAGCCCAAGTATGGAAGAGTGCATGGCTTTGAGGCTTTCTTCGTTGCTAAATTTGGCCGACATTACGGTGGGGCTTTCCTTGGCTATTAA
- a CDS encoding AsmA family protein produces the protein MKRVSLFLGALMALVIGALVMAPSLVPQEKWTAAFAKNFFKQTGWALRLDGRSTFKLLPSPVLEVENVGIAGASATNGLEFAQSERMVLGLGWLSILQAEPGIDYVILEKPRFDLQVDEDGTRSWAPSVSTGEETSGTSSGFNLTQLFTPLQTAGAVELRVVQGELSYQNKKTKADVSLTNLDALLLSAGHGGDLTLEGQVTSQDIPYRFEGRLGSLAAFFEKRPSSVDLAVSVANEAEAAAQGQVTWAGAPLGNLALSVEVSKPEAFFTRIGHPVSPELEPVAVTGRASLQEKGLELRDVRLQAGELMLEGTANWERGDKQNQLTAKVNGASIPFQTLLQMLGAQNLAAGEGEVSLTLSAQGQSLEALARDLNIEGTARVKDAKLEQIKLPDALARKDDGETLEALGLDVTFSGDGSSAVVTGEANWRGEPLELSGTVTDGFVVSLKAANPRFSAGYSTGEQSGYTLSFETEQFVKFAKWYGLELPEVLQDNKLSASGTFSQQDEELQVKELSVFLGDTRLEGDIHVTQEATPLLKGELAMSGLSVDGTFLNGQGEDGQNSTGIPLDLSHLNIDLNLDLQDLRIGDLAVDSATLYAHSKDERLYWDFKQASLYGGAASGRIVTHLEQGMPALEADISLRSVNADPFLASISNLPRVEGTLNAVVDVASKGDTQARLWGNAEGALSFRLDNGRLHSLDLDQMARTLKVSAIKGWPLSDGASTPFVTWGAEVTFTQGKAQFNGLSLQSNQSLIEGRGAIDLKDGTVDWKLVPSFIEKTNLPIDSDKVQFGPQETPVQVAGGLSLPDFSVGEKTGEDTASLSSSRSKAGKEVSKRLAEQLSAQKLARKLKTQPVDANDGETQTASIRAKVSNAAESVAVAETSLPPMVPKNKPEGMATISAAPLNIVQARKSLLQRQRDAEFSSGEIDIDDVISGKADDASVLESIEKGWGMNPGDLSGE, from the coding sequence ATGAAACGAGTAAGTCTTTTTCTGGGCGCTTTAATGGCGCTGGTCATTGGTGCCTTGGTGATGGCCCCAAGCCTTGTTCCGCAAGAAAAGTGGACGGCAGCTTTTGCAAAGAACTTCTTTAAGCAAACGGGCTGGGCGCTGCGTTTGGATGGACGCAGCACGTTCAAGCTGCTTCCCTCGCCCGTGCTGGAAGTCGAAAATGTTGGCATTGCCGGCGCCTCGGCCACAAACGGGCTCGAGTTCGCACAAAGTGAGCGTATGGTACTTGGTCTTGGCTGGCTGAGCATTTTGCAAGCAGAGCCGGGCATTGACTATGTGATTTTGGAAAAGCCCCGCTTTGATTTGCAGGTGGATGAAGATGGAACGCGCAGCTGGGCTCCCTCAGTTTCAACAGGGGAAGAGACATCTGGCACTTCCTCCGGTTTCAATCTTACGCAACTATTTACACCGCTCCAGACAGCTGGTGCAGTGGAGCTCCGTGTCGTTCAAGGTGAGCTTAGCTATCAAAACAAGAAGACAAAAGCGGATGTTTCCCTAACGAACCTTGATGCTCTTCTGCTTTCCGCTGGGCATGGGGGAGACCTTACGCTTGAAGGACAAGTAACCTCGCAAGACATTCCCTACCGTTTTGAAGGACGTCTTGGGTCTTTGGCTGCATTTTTTGAAAAAAGACCAAGCTCGGTGGATTTGGCTGTATCCGTGGCAAACGAAGCGGAAGCTGCAGCGCAGGGGCAGGTGACTTGGGCCGGTGCGCCTTTGGGCAATCTGGCGTTGAGTGTTGAAGTCTCCAAACCTGAGGCATTCTTCACCCGCATAGGCCATCCAGTTTCCCCAGAGCTTGAACCGGTTGCAGTGACGGGCAGGGCATCCCTACAGGAAAAGGGCTTGGAACTGCGGGACGTTCGCTTGCAGGCAGGTGAGTTGATGCTGGAAGGCACGGCCAATTGGGAGCGGGGAGATAAGCAAAACCAGTTAACTGCAAAAGTGAACGGTGCGTCAATTCCCTTCCAGACACTACTACAAATGTTAGGCGCTCAAAACCTTGCTGCGGGAGAGGGGGAGGTTTCCCTTACCTTGAGCGCTCAAGGACAGTCTTTGGAGGCACTTGCCAGAGACTTGAATATTGAAGGAACTGCGCGTGTGAAAGACGCAAAATTAGAGCAGATAAAATTGCCAGATGCTCTTGCGCGCAAAGACGATGGCGAGACTTTAGAAGCTCTTGGACTGGATGTAACCTTCTCTGGCGACGGAAGTTCAGCGGTTGTGACTGGTGAGGCCAACTGGCGCGGGGAACCTTTGGAACTTTCAGGCACTGTGACAGATGGATTTGTCGTAAGCCTTAAAGCGGCCAACCCGCGCTTTTCCGCTGGCTATTCAACAGGAGAGCAAAGCGGCTATACCCTGTCTTTTGAAACCGAGCAGTTCGTCAAGTTTGCCAAGTGGTATGGGCTGGAACTCCCTGAAGTGTTGCAGGACAATAAACTGTCTGCCTCCGGTACGTTCTCACAACAAGACGAGGAGCTCCAAGTCAAGGAGCTGTCGGTTTTCTTGGGTGATACACGGCTGGAAGGCGATATTCATGTGACGCAAGAGGCAACTCCTTTGCTAAAAGGCGAGCTGGCTATGTCCGGCCTGTCTGTCGATGGTACCTTTTTGAATGGGCAGGGCGAAGATGGACAAAACAGCACCGGTATCCCGCTGGATCTGTCTCACTTGAACATAGACTTGAACCTTGATTTGCAAGACCTTCGTATTGGCGATCTGGCGGTGGACAGTGCAACCCTCTACGCCCATTCAAAAGATGAACGGCTTTACTGGGATTTTAAACAGGCAAGCCTTTATGGCGGTGCGGCTTCCGGGCGAATTGTGACCCATCTGGAACAGGGCATGCCGGCGTTGGAAGCCGATATTTCCCTTCGCTCTGTAAACGCCGATCCGTTTTTGGCATCAATATCCAACCTGCCACGGGTTGAAGGTACTTTGAATGCGGTAGTGGATGTGGCGAGCAAAGGGGATACGCAGGCCCGGCTGTGGGGAAATGCAGAAGGAGCCCTCAGCTTCCGTCTGGATAACGGACGACTTCATAGTCTGGATCTGGATCAGATGGCCCGCACTTTAAAAGTGAGCGCCATTAAAGGATGGCCTTTGAGTGATGGTGCTTCCACTCCCTTTGTTACATGGGGTGCTGAAGTCACGTTTACCCAAGGCAAAGCCCAGTTCAACGGTTTATCCCTTCAAAGCAACCAGTCCCTTATTGAGGGGCGTGGGGCAATCGACTTGAAAGACGGAACTGTAGATTGGAAACTGGTTCCAAGCTTTATCGAGAAAACAAACCTGCCGATTGACAGTGATAAAGTTCAGTTTGGCCCGCAAGAAACACCTGTTCAGGTGGCTGGGGGCCTGTCACTGCCAGATTTCTCGGTGGGAGAAAAGACCGGTGAAGATACTGCCTCTCTTTCCAGCTCTCGCAGTAAAGCTGGAAAAGAAGTCTCCAAACGCCTTGCAGAACAGTTGTCGGCCCAAAAACTTGCCCGGAAACTGAAAACACAACCTGTAGATGCCAATGATGGAGAAACTCAAACAGCTTCTATCAGGGCAAAAGTCTCTAATGCAGCTGAAAGTGTGGCTGTGGCAGAAACCTCTCTTCCGCCAATGGTGCCGAAAAACAAGCCGGAGGGAATGGCGACAATTTCCGCTGCTCCGCTCAATATAGTTCAGGCTCGAAAGTCGCTTCTACAACGTCAGCGCGATGCGGAGTTTTCCTCCGGAGAAATCGATATTGACGATGTGATTTCAGGCAAAGCAGACGATGCCTCCGTGTTGGAATCTATTGAAAAGGGCTGGGGTATGAACCCGGGCGATTTGTCGGGGGAATAA
- a CDS encoding tellurite resistance TerB family protein: MLDTLKSFLKDLTKGDVKKHGYQEDDTRLAAAALLFHIIAVDGTVEDVEIAALNDTLKQHYHLDDSQTKELIEQAKERDEESVDLYGFTSVLKRELDEQERLTIIEMMWKMVYADGSVHEFEDNTIWRVAELLGVSSRDRMDLKHKVAQSYAKGR, encoded by the coding sequence ATGCTGGACACTTTAAAATCATTTCTAAAAGACCTTACAAAAGGCGATGTAAAAAAACATGGTTATCAGGAGGATGACACGCGTCTGGCTGCTGCTGCTCTGCTTTTTCACATTATTGCTGTTGATGGCACCGTGGAAGATGTGGAGATCGCCGCACTTAACGATACTCTTAAACAACATTACCACCTCGACGACAGCCAGACAAAAGAGCTGATTGAACAAGCAAAGGAACGGGATGAAGAGTCCGTTGACCTTTATGGGTTTACATCGGTTCTTAAAAGGGAGCTGGATGAACAGGAGCGACTGACCATCATCGAGATGATGTGGAAGATGGTCTATGCAGACGGCTCGGTGCATGAGTTCGAAGATAACACGATCTGGCGCGTTGCCGAATTGCTTGGTGTCTCCTCCCGCGACAGAATGGACCTTAAACACAAGGTCGCCCAATCCTATGCAAAAGGGCGATGA
- a CDS encoding glycosyltransferase — protein MDRLAGSKGLEGAPSGLVATTIAQRLVFPDDHINGEADLYYHFSQNSRTGFKGNFYFVASGGSIHFNSYFNSFPLYAFDLDTRHLLSLSLQGTGDCTVFVYRADLNKTAVLIQRARVSLQEGHSQPVPLELDDFDNCLIYFSVVAETDVKLIQADYVVLGPPCNDVSLTAVITTFKQDEAVQSTGHRLQDYMLKNKDLRNDFNLLVVDNGGATDAVSFDQSHVIKNRNFGGAGGFMRGLLEAKENKMSSHILFMDDDAVFHPENIRRTLSVLRYSKRPNLAISGAMITAQKKWRMWENGAIFHRRCQPMHCGKDLRKFEDVVRSALDTPKASENRYGGWWYFCFPIDQVESWTFPFFVRGDDIYFSLANNFEIIGVSGVASHQETFSIKKSPLIVYLDMRYHLINHSVFKRLGTGRFGKVSMMWSYFNRYNASYHYESAAAVNIAMEDVLSGPKFWENNLDMVRKRQQFANLTKNEKVKENFSCDLEKTVPNGVWNYSFFLWAFLRFLTLNGHLLPKFVLHKKGRRMPLDRRANIFESFLRPYVVTIDAQTFSGYKVEKSLRKYMANLLRFARNATAFLLKNRQVNADYRAFAKEVSTEEFWKDHLLEKAEDQGSLSSKSGCRFSDNDMRTMS, from the coding sequence ATGGACAGATTAGCTGGAAGCAAGGGCCTAGAGGGAGCTCCCTCCGGTCTAGTGGCTACAACTATAGCTCAGAGGCTGGTTTTTCCAGATGACCACATCAATGGTGAGGCGGATCTTTATTACCATTTCTCCCAAAATTCGCGGACAGGCTTTAAAGGCAATTTCTACTTTGTAGCTTCTGGTGGCTCGATACACTTCAACAGTTATTTCAACTCGTTTCCCTTGTATGCCTTTGATCTGGATACTCGCCATTTGTTGTCGTTGAGCCTTCAAGGAACAGGCGATTGCACTGTCTTTGTCTATAGGGCCGATTTGAACAAAACTGCGGTGCTTATCCAAAGGGCCCGCGTATCACTGCAGGAAGGGCACAGCCAGCCTGTTCCACTAGAGCTTGACGACTTTGATAACTGCTTGATTTACTTTTCAGTAGTCGCTGAAACAGATGTAAAGCTAATCCAAGCTGACTATGTGGTTTTGGGGCCACCTTGCAATGATGTGTCCCTGACTGCGGTTATAACCACGTTCAAACAAGATGAGGCAGTTCAGTCCACCGGACACCGGCTTCAAGATTACATGCTCAAGAACAAAGATCTTCGAAACGACTTTAACCTTTTGGTGGTGGATAATGGCGGCGCTACTGATGCGGTTTCGTTCGATCAAAGCCATGTCATAAAGAACAGGAACTTTGGCGGGGCGGGCGGGTTTATGCGCGGGCTGTTGGAGGCAAAAGAAAACAAGATGTCCTCCCATATTCTGTTTATGGATGATGATGCCGTTTTCCATCCGGAGAATATTCGCCGTACCCTTTCCGTCCTGCGCTATTCAAAAAGGCCTAACCTTGCCATTAGCGGGGCCATGATTACGGCGCAGAAAAAGTGGAGGATGTGGGAGAACGGAGCAATCTTCCACCGTCGCTGTCAGCCGATGCATTGCGGAAAAGACCTACGCAAATTTGAGGATGTAGTAAGGAGCGCTCTTGATACCCCAAAAGCCTCGGAAAACAGGTATGGCGGATGGTGGTACTTCTGTTTCCCAATTGATCAAGTGGAAAGCTGGACCTTCCCGTTCTTTGTTCGGGGGGATGACATCTACTTCTCCCTTGCAAATAACTTCGAGATTATAGGGGTAAGCGGTGTTGCCTCTCATCAGGAAACTTTCTCAATCAAGAAATCTCCTTTGATTGTGTATTTGGATATGCGCTACCACCTCATCAATCATTCTGTTTTCAAGAGACTTGGCACTGGCCGTTTTGGCAAAGTTTCTATGATGTGGAGCTACTTCAATAGGTACAATGCATCCTATCACTATGAAAGTGCTGCCGCCGTCAACATTGCAATGGAAGATGTGCTCTCGGGCCCAAAGTTTTGGGAAAACAATCTGGATATGGTTAGAAAGCGCCAGCAATTTGCCAACCTGACTAAGAACGAAAAAGTTAAAGAAAACTTCTCCTGCGACCTTGAGAAAACCGTCCCCAACGGGGTCTGGAATTATAGCTTTTTTCTGTGGGCCTTCCTCCGGTTTTTAACGCTTAACGGCCACCTCCTGCCAAAATTTGTCCTCCATAAAAAAGGCAGGAGAATGCCGTTGGATCGTCGGGCAAATATTTTTGAGAGTTTCCTGCGCCCCTACGTGGTAACAATCGATGCGCAAACTTTTTCAGGATACAAAGTAGAAAAATCCCTTCGGAAATACATGGCCAATCTCCTTCGGTTTGCGAGAAATGCCACGGCCTTTTTGCTCAAAAATCGGCAGGTAAATGCCGACTATAGAGCCTTCGCAAAAGAGGTGAGTACTGAAGAATTCTGGAAAGATCATTTACTCGAAAAAGCAGAGGACCAAGGCAGTTTATCTTCGAAAAGTGGATGCCGTTTTTCAGATAATGACATGCGCACAATGAGTTAG
- the fosX gene encoding FosX/FosE/FosI family fosfomycin resistance hydrolase, producing the protein MIEGLSHITFIVADLDRMAEILVEGLGAEQVYESGEKTFSKSKERFFMVGSLWIATMEGEALPSRSYNHVAFKVSDDTLDGYRQRLERIGVELLPDRPRVDGEGRSLYFYDDDNHLFELHTGTLDQRLKSYAKK; encoded by the coding sequence ATGATTGAAGGCTTGAGCCACATTACTTTTATCGTCGCCGATCTGGACCGGATGGCTGAAATCCTCGTTGAAGGATTGGGCGCTGAGCAGGTTTATGAGAGCGGCGAGAAGACCTTCTCAAAGTCCAAGGAACGCTTTTTCATGGTGGGCAGTCTGTGGATCGCCACGATGGAGGGCGAGGCCCTGCCATCACGCAGCTACAACCATGTGGCTTTTAAAGTCAGCGATGACACATTGGATGGCTACCGCCAACGGCTTGAGCGCATTGGAGTAGAACTGCTACCTGACAGACCGCGCGTTGATGGAGAAGGCCGCTCTCTTTACTTCTATGATGATGACAATCACTTATTTGAGCTGCACACAGGCACACTTGACCAGCGTTTAAAATCATACGCGAAAAAGTAA
- a CDS encoding CYTH and CHAD domain-containing protein → MSKREIELKLMVNAGTLKRLRDQSGPKGYAVASATLKKLRSVYFDSENHDFRSAKTTLRVRQIGPNWIQTVKAGRTLNAGLSSTMEYESDANGPLPDASLIPPNTLSKKLMGLIDQKRVGPVFETEIYRAIKVFSTNEGDEIEVSFDIGEARAGKKQAPISEVELELTQGSPRALYSLAKHIIGSQSFTFSMRSKADLGYRLARNQPTLPPTSSKEVGRLSLTKDMKNSEAFQLILRACMERIVHARGQVIDGDHHCGTQQLHQALNLLSATFVIYKDMLDKDQVKPLASIARHLIGRVLELRKRETVASDTVASLETASPLPESLELILSHACEALCSSQRDLRMELRRKQTNGFLFDLGSFIEVKQWKEHRAFQEGPITKMPLEEFARETMRKRWKACLRGIKGITKRAPVLENGFDRNLKRFISALDIFGSLFPPESTEPFIKTLSKVQASYQLAAYSTVCERFLLQNSSHILPESEVLMAHRFIADWHKAQTSDKLRELVEDWEHLQTLPKFWKMK, encoded by the coding sequence TTGTCTAAAAGAGAAATCGAACTGAAATTGATGGTTAACGCCGGCACTTTGAAACGGTTGCGAGATCAAAGTGGACCGAAAGGCTATGCTGTGGCCTCGGCTACGCTGAAAAAACTACGTTCCGTTTACTTTGACAGTGAAAACCACGACTTTCGCAGCGCCAAGACAACGCTACGCGTACGCCAGATCGGACCGAACTGGATCCAGACAGTGAAAGCGGGCCGCACTTTGAATGCGGGCCTCTCCAGCACCATGGAATATGAGAGTGACGCCAACGGGCCGCTCCCCGATGCAAGCCTGATCCCTCCCAACACCCTTTCCAAAAAGCTGATGGGCCTTATCGACCAAAAACGCGTTGGCCCCGTGTTTGAAACGGAGATTTACCGCGCAATCAAAGTCTTCTCCACTAACGAGGGGGACGAGATCGAGGTTTCCTTTGACATTGGCGAAGCCCGTGCCGGCAAGAAACAGGCCCCTATAAGCGAGGTGGAACTGGAGCTCACACAAGGCTCGCCTCGCGCCCTGTACTCCCTTGCCAAACACATCATCGGGTCGCAAAGCTTTACCTTTTCCATGCGCAGCAAAGCCGATTTGGGCTACCGGCTAGCACGAAACCAGCCTACTCTCCCGCCAACTTCGTCCAAGGAAGTTGGCCGGTTGTCCTTGACCAAGGATATGAAGAACAGCGAAGCGTTCCAGCTCATCTTGCGCGCCTGCATGGAACGCATTGTCCATGCGCGCGGTCAGGTGATCGATGGTGACCACCACTGTGGAACACAGCAACTTCATCAGGCACTAAACCTACTTTCAGCAACATTCGTAATCTATAAGGATATGCTGGACAAGGATCAGGTGAAACCACTGGCAAGCATAGCCCGCCACTTGATCGGCAGAGTACTTGAGCTGCGAAAACGGGAAACGGTGGCAAGTGACACGGTAGCGTCGTTGGAAACCGCAAGTCCTCTGCCAGAGAGCTTAGAACTTATCCTGTCCCACGCCTGCGAGGCTTTGTGTTCCTCTCAACGGGATTTACGCATGGAGCTTCGCCGCAAACAGACCAACGGTTTTTTGTTTGACCTTGGCAGTTTTATCGAAGTCAAACAGTGGAAAGAGCACCGCGCATTCCAAGAGGGGCCAATCACAAAGATGCCTTTGGAAGAGTTTGCCAGAGAAACAATGCGCAAACGATGGAAAGCCTGTCTGCGGGGCATCAAAGGAATTACAAAACGCGCTCCGGTTCTTGAAAACGGATTTGATAGGAACCTCAAGCGCTTCATTTCGGCTCTGGATATCTTTGGTTCCCTGTTCCCACCGGAAAGTACAGAGCCGTTCATCAAAACCCTGTCCAAAGTGCAAGCCTCCTACCAGCTTGCGGCCTATAGTACTGTGTGCGAGAGATTCCTTTTGCAAAACTCCTCCCATATCCTCCCTGAGTCAGAAGTGCTTATGGCGCATCGGTTTATTGCCGACTGGCACAAAGCCCAAACCTCTGACAAACTGCGGGAACTGGTGGAAGACTGGGAGCACCTTCAAACGCTTCCCAAATTTTGGAAAATGAAATAA